Proteins encoded in a region of the Puniceibacterium sp. IMCC21224 genome:
- a CDS encoding nucleotide exchange factor GrpE: MADPRKDDFLDDVDDATAEEYAADFAEIDDVEAEMDALRAERDELKDRFMRALADAENSRKRADKDRREAENYGGSKLARDLLPVYDNMQRALAAATEEQKQVSAALLEGVELTLRELTNVFKKHGIQPISPAVGDRFDPQQHQAMFEAPLPGTKAGDIIQVSAEGFMLYDRLLRPAQVGVSSMPAS; the protein is encoded by the coding sequence ATGGCAGACCCAAGAAAAGATGACTTCCTGGATGATGTGGACGATGCCACAGCCGAGGAATACGCGGCAGATTTTGCCGAAATCGACGATGTCGAGGCCGAGATGGACGCCCTTCGGGCTGAACGCGATGAACTGAAGGACCGGTTCATGCGCGCCCTCGCCGATGCCGAAAACTCGCGCAAGCGGGCGGACAAGGATCGTCGCGAAGCCGAGAATTATGGCGGTTCCAAGCTCGCCCGCGATCTGTTGCCGGTGTATGATAACATGCAGCGCGCATTGGCTGCCGCGACCGAAGAGCAGAAACAAGTTTCCGCCGCCCTTCTTGAAGGGGTGGAACTGACGCTGCGCGAGCTGACCAACGTGTTCAAAAAGCACGGCATCCAGCCGATTTCGCCCGCCGTGGGAGATCGGTTTGATCCACAGCAGCATCAGGCCATGTTCGAGGCACCTTTGCCCGGCACCAAGGCCGGCGATATCATCCAAGTGTCGGCCGAAGGCTTTATGCTTTATGATCGTCTGCTGCGCCCGGCGCAGGTCGGTGTCAGCTCGATGCCCGCGAGCTAA
- the mutS gene encoding DNA mismatch repair protein MutS: MNAVTPMMAQYLDLKAQYPDALLFYRMGDFYEMFFDDAVAASASLDIALTKRGKHDGDDIPMCGVPVHAAEGYLLTLIRKGFRVAVCEQMETPAEAKKRGAKSVVHRDVVRLVTPGTLTEESLLEARRHNYLAALGQVRDEWALSWCDISTGVFHVMSLGQARIGAELARLAPSEVLVSDSVADTLREVLSDLGVVPTVLGRASFDSTGADARMCALFGVQSLEAFGRFSRTEVAAMGALVDYLDITQKGKLPLLQPPRQDQVSRLMQIDAATRRNLELTHGLNGGRAGSLLSVIDRTVTAGGARLLERRVTSPSRELAIITARQQAVTWCLEIPDAALFLRDALKHVPDLDRALSRLGLDRGGPRDLAAVRNALEQAEAIAQRLASLDLPQHLTDARASLNGHTSLIALLGDALIAEPPLLARDGGFINQGYDPALDDARTLRDEGRGVIARMQGEYAAETSVSSLKIKHNNVLGYFIETTATHAEKMLAPPLSERFIHRQTTANQVRFTTVELSELETRILNAGGQAIEIEKRLFDSLKDAVLDRAAEISLTALALAEFDLASGLADLASDLNWCRPRVDASRAFEIIGGRHPVVERALKSQGGAAFIANDCELSPEDDVAAVQLLTGPNMAGKSTYLRQNALIALLAQIGAYVPASSAHIGLVSQIFSRVGASDDLARGRSTFMVEMVETAAILNQADDRALVILDEIGRGTATYDGLSIAWATLEHLQAVNRVRGLFATHYHELTALAGKLPGVSNATVTVKEFEGEVIFLHEVRAGAADRSYGVQVAQLAGLPAAVIARARSVLNALEKGEREKPSPKALIDDLPLFSIAAKTPTPRQKPDLAPSELETRIEALHPDEMSPREALQALYELKALAKK; this comes from the coding sequence ATGAACGCAGTCACGCCAATGATGGCGCAATATCTTGATCTCAAGGCGCAGTATCCGGACGCATTGCTGTTCTACCGGATGGGCGATTTCTACGAGATGTTTTTCGATGACGCCGTCGCTGCCTCGGCGTCGTTGGACATTGCGCTGACCAAACGGGGCAAACACGACGGCGACGATATCCCGATGTGCGGCGTCCCCGTTCATGCCGCCGAAGGGTATTTGCTCACGCTGATTCGCAAGGGGTTCCGCGTCGCTGTCTGCGAACAGATGGAGACTCCGGCCGAGGCAAAAAAACGCGGCGCAAAATCGGTGGTTCATCGCGATGTTGTGCGGCTGGTCACGCCCGGAACGCTGACCGAAGAGAGCCTGTTAGAAGCCCGCAGGCACAACTATCTGGCAGCTTTGGGCCAAGTCAGAGACGAATGGGCGCTATCCTGGTGCGATATCTCGACCGGCGTGTTTCACGTGATGTCGCTGGGACAGGCCCGGATCGGGGCCGAACTGGCGCGACTGGCGCCTTCCGAAGTGTTGGTGTCGGACTCGGTTGCGGACACCCTGCGCGAGGTGCTGAGCGATCTTGGCGTCGTTCCCACGGTGCTTGGCCGGGCATCCTTTGACTCGACAGGGGCTGACGCTCGGATGTGCGCCCTGTTTGGCGTTCAGTCGCTTGAGGCGTTCGGACGGTTCTCCCGTACCGAGGTGGCCGCCATGGGCGCGCTGGTCGACTATCTCGACATTACGCAAAAGGGCAAGCTGCCGCTGTTGCAACCCCCCCGCCAGGATCAAGTGTCGCGCTTGATGCAGATCGACGCCGCAACCCGGCGCAATCTGGAATTGACCCATGGATTAAACGGCGGCCGGGCCGGATCGCTGTTGTCGGTGATCGACCGGACCGTCACGGCAGGTGGCGCTCGGCTTCTGGAACGGCGGGTGACGTCCCCGTCGCGTGAACTGGCCATCATCACAGCCCGGCAGCAGGCCGTTACCTGGTGCCTTGAGATCCCGGATGCGGCTCTGTTCCTGCGAGATGCACTGAAACATGTGCCCGACCTAGACCGGGCGTTATCGCGGCTGGGACTGGATCGCGGCGGACCACGGGATTTGGCAGCTGTACGCAATGCGCTGGAACAAGCTGAAGCGATCGCGCAACGGTTAGCCTCGCTGGACCTGCCGCAGCATTTAACCGACGCACGCGCATCGCTAAATGGTCACACGTCGCTGATCGCGTTGCTGGGGGATGCGCTGATTGCCGAACCGCCGTTGCTGGCACGAGACGGCGGATTTATCAACCAAGGCTATGATCCGGCGCTTGACGATGCGCGCACCCTCCGAGACGAGGGGCGCGGTGTCATTGCTCGAATGCAGGGCGAATACGCAGCAGAAACTAGTGTTTCGTCACTGAAGATCAAGCACAACAACGTTCTGGGCTATTTCATCGAAACGACAGCGACCCACGCGGAAAAGATGCTGGCGCCGCCACTATCGGAACGGTTCATTCACCGACAAACAACTGCCAATCAGGTGCGGTTTACCACGGTGGAATTATCCGAGCTGGAAACCCGGATTCTAAACGCCGGCGGCCAGGCGATCGAGATTGAAAAGCGGCTCTTTGATAGTCTCAAAGATGCTGTTCTGGATCGCGCTGCCGAGATTTCTCTAACTGCTCTCGCGCTGGCCGAATTTGATCTGGCCAGCGGTTTGGCGGATCTGGCGAGCGATCTGAACTGGTGTCGTCCGCGCGTCGACGCCAGCCGTGCATTCGAAATAATCGGTGGGCGGCATCCCGTGGTGGAACGTGCTCTCAAATCTCAGGGCGGCGCGGCATTTATCGCCAATGACTGTGAGCTGTCTCCCGAAGATGACGTTGCGGCGGTGCAATTGCTGACCGGGCCGAACATGGCTGGTAAATCGACCTATTTGCGGCAGAACGCACTAATCGCGTTGCTGGCGCAGATCGGTGCCTATGTTCCGGCGTCGTCGGCGCACATCGGGCTGGTCAGTCAGATTTTCAGCCGTGTCGGCGCGTCGGATGATCTGGCGCGGGGACGGTCCACTTTCATGGTTGAAATGGTTGAAACGGCGGCAATCCTAAATCAGGCCGATGATCGGGCGCTGGTCATTCTGGATGAGATCGGGCGCGGCACCGCAACCTATGACGGGCTCAGCATCGCCTGGGCCACGCTAGAACACTTGCAGGCGGTGAACCGGGTGCGGGGACTGTTTGCAACGCATTACCACGAGTTGACCGCGCTTGCCGGTAAATTGCCCGGTGTCAGCAATGCCACCGTCACGGTCAAGGAATTCGAGGGCGAAGTCATCTTTCTGCACGAGGTCCGCGCCGGTGCCGCTGATCGCAGCTATGGTGTGCAAGTGGCGCAACTGGCCGGATTGCCGGCCGCTGTGATTGCACGCGCCCGCAGCGTGTTGAATGCGCTTGAAAAGGGGGAACGCGAAAAACCATCCCCAAAAGCGTTGATCGACGATCTGCCGCTATTTTCGATCGCAGCCAAGACCCCGACACCAAGGCAGAAACCCGACCTCGCTCCATCCGAACTAGAGACACGGATTGAGGCACTGCACCCAGATGAGATGTCGCCGCGCGAAGCGTTGCAGGCCCTGTATGAATTAAAGGCGCTGGCCAAAAAATAA
- a CDS encoding NADP-dependent malic enzyme, with translation MSRQKYTREEALAFHLDPTPGKWEVQATVPMTTQRDLSLAYSPGVAVPCLEIAENPELAYDYTNKGNLVAVISNGTAVLGLGNLGALGSKPVMEGKSVLFKRFADVNSIDIELDTEDPDEFCRAVRLMGPTFGGINLEDIKAPECFIIEQRLKEEMDIPVFHDDQHGTAVICAAGLINALHLSGKKIGEVKIVLNGAGAAGIACLELLKSMGATHDNCIMCDTKGVIWQGRTEGMNQWKSAHAARTDARTLEEAMQDADVFLGVSAKGAVTQKMVLSMAPNPVIFAMANPDPEITPEEAHAVREDAIVATGRSDYPNQVNNVLGFPYLFRGALDIHARAINDDMKIACAEALAALAREDVPDEVALAYGKTLSFGRDYIIPTPFDPRLIHRIPTAVARAGMDTGVARRPIIDMEAYELSLKSRMDPTASILRGINTRARAAQARMIFAEGDDPRVLRAAVMYQRSGLGQALIVGRAPDVKAKLEAAGMGDAVSEIEVVNAANTPHLDTYKAFLYERLQRKGFDRTDIHRLASRDRHVFAALMLAHGHGDGLITGVTRKSAHVMELINHVFDADAEHGAAGVTALLQKGRIVLIADTLVHEWPDENDLADIAEHAAGVARHLGLEPRVAFVSFSTFGYPVSERAEKMHKGARVLDERGADFEYEGEMTVDVALNVKAQEAYPFQRLTGPANILVVPARHSASISVKLMQEMGGATVIGPILAGVGHSIQICSTNATASDILNMAVLAACKVG, from the coding sequence ATGTCCAGACAAAAATATACCCGCGAAGAGGCTCTGGCCTTTCACCTCGACCCGACGCCGGGCAAATGGGAAGTGCAGGCCACTGTCCCCATGACGACGCAGCGGGACCTGTCGCTGGCGTATTCGCCGGGGGTTGCGGTGCCATGTCTGGAAATCGCCGAAAACCCCGAACTAGCCTATGATTACACCAACAAGGGTAACCTTGTTGCGGTGATTTCCAACGGCACTGCGGTGCTGGGATTAGGCAATCTGGGCGCGTTGGGGTCGAAACCGGTGATGGAGGGCAAGTCTGTTCTGTTCAAACGCTTTGCCGATGTGAACTCGATCGACATCGAACTGGATACTGAGGACCCGGACGAATTCTGCCGTGCCGTGCGCCTGATGGGGCCGACATTCGGCGGTATCAACCTTGAGGATATTAAGGCGCCGGAATGTTTCATCATCGAGCAGCGTCTCAAGGAAGAAATGGATATCCCGGTCTTTCACGACGACCAGCACGGCACTGCCGTGATTTGTGCTGCGGGTCTGATCAACGCGCTACATCTGTCGGGTAAAAAGATTGGTGAGGTCAAGATTGTCCTGAATGGCGCTGGTGCGGCGGGCATCGCCTGTCTGGAACTGCTCAAGTCGATGGGCGCGACGCATGACAATTGCATTATGTGCGACACCAAAGGCGTCATTTGGCAGGGCCGGACTGAGGGGATGAACCAGTGGAAATCGGCGCACGCGGCCCGGACAGATGCCCGTACACTCGAAGAGGCAATGCAGGATGCTGACGTCTTTCTGGGTGTGTCAGCCAAAGGTGCCGTGACGCAAAAGATGGTGTTGTCGATGGCGCCGAACCCGGTGATTTTTGCGATGGCCAACCCCGATCCTGAGATCACGCCAGAAGAGGCGCATGCCGTGCGCGAAGATGCCATCGTTGCCACCGGGCGCAGCGATTATCCCAATCAAGTAAACAATGTTCTTGGATTTCCATATTTGTTTCGTGGCGCGCTGGATATTCACGCGCGTGCTATCAACGACGATATGAAAATTGCGTGTGCCGAGGCGCTAGCGGCTTTGGCGCGCGAGGATGTGCCGGATGAGGTTGCGCTGGCCTATGGCAAGACGCTGAGCTTTGGTCGCGACTACATCATTCCAACCCCATTTGATCCCCGGCTGATCCATCGCATTCCGACGGCCGTGGCGCGGGCCGGCATGGATACCGGCGTCGCCCGCCGCCCGATCATCGACATGGAGGCCTATGAGCTTTCGCTCAAGTCGCGAATGGATCCGACCGCCAGCATTCTGCGTGGCATTAACACGCGTGCCCGCGCGGCGCAGGCCCGGATGATCTTTGCCGAAGGTGATGACCCCCGCGTGCTGCGCGCTGCTGTGATGTATCAGCGTTCGGGTCTGGGGCAGGCGCTTATCGTTGGTCGCGCTCCGGACGTGAAGGCCAAGCTTGAGGCCGCTGGTATGGGCGATGCGGTCAGTGAGATTGAGGTGGTGAATGCCGCCAACACGCCGCATCTCGATACCTACAAGGCGTTTCTTTATGAACGGCTGCAACGCAAGGGTTTCGACCGGACGGATATTCACCGGCTTGCTTCGCGGGACCGGCATGTCTTTGCGGCACTGATGCTGGCGCATGGTCACGGTGATGGATTGATCACCGGTGTGACGCGAAAGTCGGCGCATGTGATGGAACTGATCAACCACGTCTTTGATGCTGATGCCGAACACGGTGCAGCGGGCGTGACGGCGTTGCTGCAGAAGGGCCGTATCGTGCTGATCGCAGATACCTTGGTCCATGAATGGCCGGACGAGAATGATCTGGCGGACATCGCCGAACACGCGGCCGGCGTTGCCCGGCATCTTGGGCTGGAGCCGCGTGTGGCCTTTGTCTCGTTTTCGACATTCGGCTACCCGGTATCAGAGCGGGCGGAAAAGATGCACAAGGGCGCTCGCGTCCTGGATGAACGAGGCGCCGATTTTGAATACGAGGGCGAGATGACGGTGGATGTCGCGCTCAACGTCAAGGCGCAAGAGGCCTATCCGTTCCAGCGACTTACCGGACCGGCCAACATATTGGTGGTGCCGGCGCGGCACTCTGCCTCGATCTCGGTCAAGCTGATGCAGGAAATGGGAGGGGCGACAGTGATCGGGCCTATTCTGGCCGGTGTCGGTCATTCGATTCAGATCTGCTCGACCAACGCCACGGCGAGTGACATTCTGAATATGGCAGTGTTGGCAGCGTGCAAGGTGGGATGA
- a CDS encoding ribokinase, translating into MTVFNLGSINADLVYQVPRLPGPGETLASTGASRGLGGKGANMSVALARAGCHVVHIGAVGVDGAWAVERLLEYGVDTRFISTVDAPTGHAYIMVDDDGENAIVLFPGANLELSGDDINRALAGAISGDNFLMQNETNAQAESATRASALGMRIVYAAAPFDASAVMAVLPLLDILVLNAVEAAQLEEAIGHNIEALPVRDIVVTLGADGCRWINTDTGVMLDFPAIPVTPVDTTGAGDTFTGYLLAGLDRGMPMQQAIGLASRAAAIMVTRRGAADVIPDLKDIHNARL; encoded by the coding sequence GTGACGGTATTCAACCTTGGTTCGATCAATGCGGATCTGGTTTATCAGGTGCCGCGCCTTCCTGGGCCAGGTGAAACATTGGCCTCGACCGGGGCTTCGCGTGGGCTGGGTGGCAAGGGCGCAAATATGTCGGTGGCTTTGGCGCGAGCGGGTTGCCATGTCGTGCATATCGGCGCGGTCGGTGTGGATGGTGCCTGGGCGGTTGAGCGGCTGTTGGAGTATGGCGTGGATACACGGTTCATTTCGACGGTCGATGCCCCGACCGGGCACGCGTATATTATGGTGGATGACGATGGAGAGAATGCGATCGTTCTATTCCCCGGAGCAAATCTAGAGCTTTCGGGTGATGACATTAATCGCGCGCTAGCGGGGGCGATCTCTGGCGACAACTTTCTAATGCAGAACGAAACCAACGCCCAAGCTGAGTCGGCGACGAGGGCGTCGGCGCTTGGGATGCGGATTGTCTATGCGGCGGCACCTTTTGACGCGTCGGCCGTGATGGCGGTGCTGCCGCTACTGGATATACTGGTGCTGAACGCGGTTGAGGCGGCACAGCTGGAAGAAGCCATCGGACATAATATCGAAGCACTGCCGGTGCGTGACATCGTGGTGACGCTGGGGGCTGACGGGTGTCGCTGGATCAACACCGACACCGGTGTCATGCTGGATTTCCCGGCGATTCCGGTCACGCCGGTGGACACGACCGGGGCCGGCGATACGTTTACCGGCTATCTGTTGGCTGGCCTGGATCGCGGGATGCCGATGCAGCAGGCCATTGGGCTGGCGAGCCGCGCCGCGGCGATCATGGTGACACGCCGGGGGGCGGCTGATGTGATTCCAGATCTGAAGGATATTCACAACGCGCGGCTTTAG
- the msrA gene encoding peptide-methionine (S)-S-oxide reductase MsrA, translating into MHRTNMFKPALLGLLAFVGLAIQPDRAQAEEIIVAGGCFWCVESDFESVPGVREAVSGYTGGTTANPTYKQVGKGGTGHYEAVKIDYDPRKVNLDQLYAMFFRSVDPTDAGGQFCDRGASYRTAIFVTNPAQKTAAEKAKTDAQKTLGQKIVTPILPTLPFYNAEDYHQDYYKGSNRVLTRFGAIKQSDAYKRYREGCGRDARIKALWGDAAPFVHG; encoded by the coding sequence ATGCATCGTACCAACATGTTCAAACCGGCCCTTCTGGGTTTGCTCGCCTTTGTCGGGCTGGCCATCCAACCCGACCGCGCCCAGGCAGAAGAAATCATCGTGGCCGGCGGCTGCTTTTGGTGCGTTGAATCCGACTTCGAAAGCGTGCCGGGTGTACGCGAGGCAGTGTCCGGCTATACTGGCGGGACAACTGCAAATCCGACCTACAAGCAGGTCGGCAAGGGCGGCACCGGGCATTACGAAGCAGTAAAAATCGACTACGATCCGCGCAAGGTCAATCTTGACCAGCTTTATGCCATGTTCTTTCGCTCGGTCGATCCCACCGATGCCGGTGGCCAGTTTTGTGATCGGGGCGCAAGCTACCGCACCGCAATCTTCGTCACGAATCCTGCGCAAAAGACCGCTGCGGAAAAAGCCAAGACCGATGCACAGAAAACTCTGGGGCAAAAGATAGTCACGCCGATTCTGCCTACCTTACCGTTCTATAACGCCGAAGATTACCATCAGGATTATTACAAAGGCAGCAACCGCGTCCTGACCCGCTTTGGAGCAATAAAACAGTCGGACGCATACAAACGCTACCGCGAGGGCTGCGGCCGCGACGCCAGGATCAAGGCGCTTTGGGGCGATGCCGCGCCGTTTGTACACGGATAA
- a CDS encoding sulfotransferase family protein, with the protein MRIAMWSGPRNLSTAMMYAFGNRADFHVVDEPFYGPYLRRSGLNHPMREEILTSRPESAKQVAEALRGPVPGAKPHSYQKHMTQHMLPGIARDWMAQVVNVFLIRHPARVVASFGAKYQAVTLDDIGFVQQAALYDEIRAMGQDPVIIDSADIRRAPEEMLRKLCAAINLPFDPAMLSWPAGGHAADGVWAPIWYGAVHRSTSFAEVEGPLPLLSGAAAEIVDAALVPYERLASRRLK; encoded by the coding sequence ATGCGGATCGCCATGTGGTCCGGGCCGCGCAACCTGTCGACTGCGATGATGTACGCTTTTGGCAATCGCGCCGATTTTCATGTGGTGGACGAACCCTTTTACGGACCTTATTTGCGGCGCAGCGGGTTGAACCATCCAATGCGCGAAGAGATCCTAACCAGTCGCCCGGAGAGTGCCAAGCAAGTGGCCGAAGCCCTGCGGGGACCAGTTCCGGGCGCCAAGCCGCACAGCTATCAAAAGCATATGACGCAGCATATGTTACCCGGTATTGCGCGTGACTGGATGGCACAGGTGGTTAACGTGTTCCTTATCCGTCATCCGGCCCGGGTTGTCGCCAGTTTTGGCGCCAAATATCAGGCGGTCACGCTCGACGATATTGGGTTCGTTCAGCAGGCGGCGCTGTATGATGAGATACGGGCGATGGGGCAGGATCCGGTGATCATCGACAGCGCGGATATCCGTCGCGCGCCCGAAGAGATGCTGCGCAAGCTGTGCGCGGCCATCAATCTGCCCTTTGATCCAGCGATGTTATCCTGGCCCGCTGGCGGACATGCCGCCGACGGTGTCTGGGCGCCGATCTGGTATGGCGCCGTTCATCGTTCGACCAGTTTTGCTGAGGTCGAGGGACCGCTACCGCTTTTGTCAGGGGCGGCTGCAGAGATCGTCGATGCTGCCCTCGTGCCATATGAACGGCTCGCATCCCGTCGGCTAAAATAA
- a CDS encoding argininosuccinate synthase, producing the protein MSAPKKVVLAYSGGLDTSIILKWLQTEYGCEVVTFTADLGQGEELEPAREKAILLGIKPENIYIEDVREEFVRDFVFPMFRANALYEGLYLLGTSIARPLISKRLVEIAAETGADAVSHGATGKGNDQVRFELAAYALNPDIKVIAPWREWDLSSRTKLLEFAEKNQIPIAKDKRGEAPFSVDANLLHTSSEGKVLEDPAQEAPDYVYQRTVNPEDAPNTPEMVEITFEKGDAVAINGEEMSPATILTKLNELGGKHGVGRLDLVENRFVGMKSRGMYETPGGTLLLEAHRGIEQITLDSGAGHLKDSIMPRYAELIYNGFWFSPEREMMQALIDKSQEHVSGTVRIKLYKGSVRTVARWSEHSLYSEAHVTFEEDAGAYDQKDAQGFIQLNALRLKLLAARNRRLKG; encoded by the coding sequence ATGTCCGCGCCCAAGAAAGTCGTTCTGGCCTATTCCGGTGGTCTCGATACGTCGATCATCCTGAAATGGCTGCAAACCGAATATGGTTGCGAGGTTGTGACCTTTACCGCCGATCTGGGCCAGGGCGAAGAGCTTGAGCCGGCGCGGGAAAAGGCGATCCTGCTGGGGATCAAACCCGAGAACATCTATATTGAGGACGTGCGCGAGGAATTTGTGCGCGACTTCGTATTCCCGATGTTCCGCGCCAATGCGCTGTACGAGGGGCTGTATCTGCTGGGCACGTCCATCGCACGGCCGCTGATCTCAAAACGGCTGGTCGAGATTGCCGCCGAAACCGGTGCAGACGCCGTGTCGCATGGCGCAACCGGCAAGGGCAACGATCAGGTGCGGTTCGAACTGGCGGCCTATGCGCTGAACCCGGATATAAAAGTGATCGCGCCGTGGCGTGAATGGGATCTGTCGTCGCGGACCAAACTTCTTGAGTTTGCAGAGAAAAACCAGATCCCGATTGCCAAAGACAAGCGGGGCGAGGCGCCGTTTTCGGTCGATGCCAACCTGCTGCACACCTCTTCCGAGGGCAAGGTGCTGGAGGATCCGGCGCAAGAGGCCCCCGATTACGTCTACCAGCGGACTGTGAACCCCGAAGACGCGCCCAACACGCCGGAAATGGTCGAGATCACCTTTGAAAAGGGTGATGCTGTGGCCATCAATGGCGAGGAAATGTCGCCCGCGACCATCCTGACCAAACTCAACGAACTGGGCGGCAAGCATGGCGTCGGGCGGCTCGACCTGGTCGAGAACCGCTTTGTCGGGATGAAGTCGCGCGGCATGTACGAAACCCCCGGCGGCACGCTCCTACTCGAGGCACATCGCGGGATCGAACAGATCACACTCGATTCCGGCGCGGGCCACCTCAAAGACAGCATCATGCCGCGCTACGCCGAACTGATCTATAATGGTTTCTGGTTCAGCCCCGAACGCGAGATGATGCAGGCCCTGATCGACAAATCCCAAGAGCACGTGTCCGGCACGGTCCGGATCAAACTCTACAAAGGTTCAGTTCGCACCGTGGCGCGGTGGTCAGAGCACAGCCTGTATTCCGAAGCGCATGTCACATTCGAAGAAGATGCCGGTGCCTATGACCAAAAGGATGCACAGGGCTTTATTCAACTGAATGCGCTGCGTCTCAAACTTCTGGCCGCCCGCAACCGGCGGCTAAAAGGCTAA
- the ilvA gene encoding threonine ammonia-lyase IlvA, whose product MTDFQTAARAATVAMRDVFPATPLLRNAHLSDRFDADIWLKREDLSPVRSYKLRGAFNAMRKRPEVPLYVCASAGNHAQGVAFMCRHFGVNGVIFMPVTTPQQKIQKTRMFGGDAVEIRLTGDYFDDTLRAAQTYCAETKGYFLSPFDDEDVIEGQASVAVEIEEQLGRLPDHIIIPVGGGGLSAGAISYFGNGTQYSFVEPLGGACLRAALKAGRPVKLDKVNTFADGAAVGQIGARTFARLRDVGLANALTIPEDRLCTTMLDMLNVEGIVLEPAGALAVDALKDLGQSIRGRTVVCVTSGGNFDFERLPEVKERAQRFSGVKKYFILRLPQRPGALKDFLGLLGPEDDIARFEYLKKSARNFGSVLIGIETTDAANFATFFAKLDTNGFTYQDITDDEVLAQFLI is encoded by the coding sequence ATGACCGATTTTCAAACTGCCGCCCGTGCCGCAACCGTTGCCATGCGGGATGTCTTTCCCGCGACGCCACTGCTGCGCAATGCGCATCTGTCGGATCGGTTCGATGCAGATATCTGGCTGAAACGCGAGGATCTGTCGCCGGTCCGCAGCTATAAACTGCGCGGGGCATTCAACGCGATGCGCAAACGTCCCGAAGTGCCTTTGTATGTTTGTGCCTCGGCAGGGAATCACGCGCAGGGCGTCGCCTTTATGTGTCGCCATTTTGGGGTGAATGGCGTGATCTTTATGCCAGTCACGACGCCGCAGCAAAAGATCCAGAAGACCCGGATGTTTGGTGGTGACGCGGTGGAAATCCGCCTTACGGGCGACTATTTCGACGATACTTTGCGTGCGGCACAAACGTACTGCGCTGAAACCAAGGGCTACTTTCTGTCGCCGTTTGACGACGAGGATGTAATAGAAGGTCAGGCATCAGTTGCGGTCGAAATCGAAGAGCAGTTGGGACGTCTGCCGGATCATATCATCATTCCAGTCGGTGGCGGCGGACTGTCGGCAGGCGCGATCAGCTATTTTGGCAACGGCACGCAATACAGCTTTGTCGAACCGCTGGGCGGCGCCTGTTTACGGGCGGCACTTAAGGCTGGACGGCCGGTCAAGCTCGATAAGGTCAACACGTTTGCGGATGGCGCAGCCGTGGGTCAGATCGGTGCGCGCACGTTTGCCCGCCTGCGCGACGTGGGCCTGGCCAACGCACTGACGATCCCCGAGGATCGGCTTTGCACAACCATGCTCGACATGTTGAATGTTGAGGGCATTGTGCTGGAGCCGGCCGGCGCGCTGGCGGTTGATGCTCTCAAAGATCTGGGACAGTCGATCCGTGGCCGCACCGTGGTGTGCGTCACCTCCGGCGGCAATTTCGATTTTGAGCGTTTGCCCGAGGTCAAGGAACGCGCGCAGCGGTTTTCAGGGGTCAAAAAGTACTTTATTCTGCGGTTGCCGCAACGGCCCGGTGCGTTGAAGGACTTTCTTGGGCTTCTGGGTCCAGAGGATGACATCGCCCGGTTCGAGTATCTCAAGAAATCCGCGCGCAACTTTGGATCAGTGCTGATTGGAATCGAAACCACTGATGCCGCCAATTTTGCGACGTTCTTTGCCAAACTCGACACCAACGGGTTCACCTATCAGGACATCACTGATGACGAGGTTCTGGCGCAGTTTCTGATCTGA
- a CDS encoding Hpt domain-containing protein: MIDWSRVRELCDEIGADDFGEVVELFLAEVEETLDSLPTRMSDANALENALHFLKGSALNLGFSALAQHCQAAERAAAGGDVVGIDPGHVLSIYNMSRKLFLTELPKHMAA, from the coding sequence ATGATCGACTGGTCGCGGGTGCGCGAACTGTGTGATGAAATCGGCGCAGATGATTTTGGCGAAGTGGTTGAACTGTTTCTTGCCGAGGTTGAAGAAACACTTGATTCCTTGCCGACTCGGATGTCCGACGCAAACGCACTTGAGAATGCCCTGCATTTCCTTAAGGGAAGCGCCTTGAACTTGGGCTTTTCGGCGCTGGCGCAGCATTGCCAGGCCGCTGAGCGGGCAGCGGCTGGGGGGGATGTTGTCGGGATCGACCCCGGGCACGTTCTCTCGATCTACAACATGTCACGAAAGCTGTTCCTGACTGAACTGCCGAAACACATGGCGGCCTGA